The following are encoded together in the Bradymonas sediminis genome:
- a CDS encoding co-chaperone GroES, whose translation MNVKPLYDRVLVQRVASDEKSAGGIIIPESAKKKPLEGIVRAAGPGKLNDDGSNATMQVKEGDKVLFGSYSGTEITVKGEEMLILREDEILAVVND comes from the coding sequence ATGAACGTCAAGCCACTTTACGATCGAGTTTTGGTTCAGCGTGTTGCCAGCGACGAGAAGAGCGCCGGTGGAATCATCATCCCCGAGTCGGCCAAAAAGAAGCCGCTTGAGGGTATTGTGCGTGCAGCCGGCCCCGGCAAGCTCAACGACGACGGCAGCAACGCCACGATGCAGGTCAAAGAAGGCGACAAAGTCCTCTTCGGCAGCTACTCCGGCACCGAGATCACCGTCAAAGGCGAGGAGATGTTGATCCTTCGCGA